One stretch of Paenibacillus sp. AN1007 DNA includes these proteins:
- a CDS encoding VTT domain-containing protein, protein MRKWLWLLVYVLLAGVTFIYRYELLAWADGHQSIPLLLSMATLFALVPVIPYKVIIIAFGYSYGMTMAAWICWLGTTIAAILVYAGARTIFRQQARVYLERIRGLNRFTTWMEAHPFMGVMTMRLLPVVPQMAVNIYAGITYIPFWVFMAATAIGKMPAIFVFAYAGAQAGSSIWLSLAILAGYMVLMTFVFLLFRRRSRKKA, encoded by the coding sequence TTGCGAAAATGGTTATGGCTCCTCGTTTATGTTTTACTTGCCGGAGTCACGTTTATTTACAGATATGAACTGCTGGCATGGGCCGATGGCCATCAGTCCATCCCGCTTTTACTTTCCATGGCGACGCTGTTTGCTCTCGTACCTGTCATCCCATACAAAGTTATTATTATTGCGTTTGGTTACAGCTACGGCATGACCATGGCAGCATGGATTTGCTGGCTCGGCACAACGATTGCGGCGATACTTGTTTATGCTGGAGCAAGAACTATTTTCAGGCAGCAGGCTCGGGTCTATCTTGAACGTATTCGCGGCTTGAACCGTTTTACCACATGGATGGAGGCACATCCATTCATGGGTGTGATGACGATGCGTCTGCTGCCTGTTGTGCCTCAGATGGCCGTTAACATCTATGCAGGCATCACATATATACCCTTCTGGGTGTTCATGGCAGCAACGGCGATTGGTAAAATGCCTGCCATCTTTGTATTTGCATACGCAGGTGCCCAGGCAGGCTCATCAATCTGGCTGAGTTTGGCGATACTCGCTGGTTATATGGTCCTTATGACGTTCGTCTTTTTATTGTTCCGCCGCCGGTCACGCAAGAAAGCGTAA
- a CDS encoding Gfo/Idh/MocA family oxidoreductase — protein sequence METIKRTRIAIIGLGGIARKVYLPLLSAHPHAQIVGIMNRSPEPVKEMQHAYRIERGTTDLKELLTWELDAVFVHTATEAHFEIVMACLERGLAVYVDKPLSYTIRESEEMTAFAEAQGLLLAVGFNRRFAPMYQKAKEWMQAGRGYQSLTLTKHRTEIQERPAAETIYDDLIHMLDLMLWYADNDVQLLDQWLRQDDQGHLLHAAGTAGQGKTALARFEMIRAAGADLEKVELHGGGRSVEVVNMDTAHYAEQEKLETKETFGSWDMVLTRRGFAGAVDHFLACLDTPDDCQISASYVMDSHELAELLIKKMN from the coding sequence ATGGAAACAATCAAGCGTACCCGAATTGCCATCATCGGACTCGGAGGAATCGCACGTAAAGTATATTTGCCGCTTTTATCGGCTCATCCGCATGCCCAGATCGTTGGCATCATGAACCGTTCACCAGAACCGGTGAAGGAGATGCAGCATGCATATCGGATTGAGCGGGGCACAACGGATCTGAAAGAGCTGCTGACCTGGGAACTGGATGCGGTGTTTGTACATACAGCCACGGAAGCGCATTTTGAAATTGTGATGGCTTGTCTCGAGCGTGGATTGGCCGTTTATGTAGACAAGCCATTATCCTATACAATTCGCGAATCTGAAGAAATGACTGCATTCGCAGAAGCACAGGGTCTGCTGCTCGCAGTGGGATTCAACCGCAGATTTGCACCGATGTATCAAAAGGCAAAAGAGTGGATGCAGGCAGGAAGAGGTTATCAATCGCTCACCCTCACAAAGCACCGTACAGAAATTCAGGAGCGCCCGGCCGCCGAGACGATCTATGATGATCTCATTCATATGCTTGATCTGATGTTATGGTACGCAGATAACGATGTGCAGCTGCTGGACCAGTGGCTTCGTCAAGATGATCAGGGTCATTTGCTGCATGCGGCTGGAACAGCGGGGCAGGGAAAGACTGCACTCGCCCGATTTGAAATGATTCGTGCCGCAGGGGCTGACCTAGAGAAAGTGGAGCTGCACGGCGGAGGAAGATCGGTAGAAGTTGTGAATATGGATACCGCCCACTATGCAGAACAGGAGAAACTGGAGACGAAAGAGACCTTTGGAAGCTGGGATATGGTGCTGACACGCAGAGGTTTTGCCGGAGCTGTAGATCATTTCCTTGCTTGCTTGGACACCCCCGATGACTGTCAGATCAGTGCGAGTTATGTTATGGACAGCCATGAGCTTGCGGAGCTGCTGATCAAGAAGATGAATTGA
- a CDS encoding AraC family transcriptional regulator, with product MPTDHTCQVLTAGFSFHRKPYSMVQLDGVKNYLMRLQTDGRCRARIDGSMSMVDAGDLLLFDPDEPYELRIDNEYNPMGERLVESGDYHIFFNGSWVDDWWKRHKRPTRIKVELSESLLTLFRQLILEQRRLSNPYPEISSYYMRILCLEVDRLLSEHPTNTKTNFVAYEIKNYIEENASSLFKLNDVAAHLGISVSRGVHLFKETFGKSIMQYTLDVRLNMARERIIFSPMTLEQVAESSGFNNYTYFHRVFRSRFGMSPKEFRLIHREQM from the coding sequence ATGCCAACAGATCATACCTGCCAAGTTCTTACAGCAGGCTTTTCATTCCATCGCAAACCCTATTCCATGGTGCAGCTCGACGGAGTTAAAAACTATTTGATGCGGCTGCAGACCGATGGACGCTGTCGTGCTCGCATTGACGGCTCCATGTCCATGGTTGACGCAGGGGATCTGCTTCTTTTTGACCCGGACGAGCCTTATGAGCTGCGAATTGATAATGAGTACAATCCTATGGGAGAGCGGCTTGTGGAGAGCGGAGATTATCATATTTTCTTCAACGGTTCGTGGGTGGACGATTGGTGGAAACGCCATAAACGACCGACTCGAATCAAGGTTGAATTGTCGGAGAGCCTGTTAACCCTGTTCAGACAGCTGATTCTGGAGCAGCGCCGCCTCTCCAATCCTTATCCCGAAATTTCAAGTTATTATATGCGTATCCTGTGTCTAGAGGTGGACCGGCTGCTCTCGGAGCATCCGACGAATACCAAAACCAATTTTGTCGCTTACGAAATTAAAAATTACATCGAGGAGAATGCTTCCTCTCTGTTCAAACTGAACGATGTGGCAGCACATCTGGGCATCAGCGTATCCAGGGGCGTGCATTTGTTTAAAGAAACGTTTGGCAAAAGCATCATGCAGTATACACTCGATGTGCGGCTTAACATGGCCAGAGAGCGAATCATATTTAGTCCAATGACGCTGGAGCAGGTCGCTGAATCCTCCGGCTTTAACAACTATACATACTTCCACCGTGTATTCCGTTCCCGGTTCGGTATGTCACCGAAAGAATTTCGCCTGATTCACCGGGAACAGATGTAA
- a CDS encoding Gfo/Idh/MocA family oxidoreductase has protein sequence MEKMKAGIIGCGNISAIYLENLKTNPHIEVVAVADLIRERAQERADEFNIANVYNVDELLQNDEIELVLNLTVPGSHAMTDVAALEAGKHVYAEKPLAISLEDGRKVVELAEEKGLYVGSAPDTFLGSGIQTARKAIEEGLIGKPIAATSFFMGGGPEAWHPDPEFFYAAGGGPMFDMGPYYLTALITLLGPIRRISASAGIQITDRKIGSGPKEGTALRIQTPTHLAGTIDFAEGAIVTMITSFDIRGASDLPRIEIYGTEGTLSVPDPNFFNGEVKLRRYGQDTWETVQPAFESGHNERGIGVAEMVESIRAGREHKASGKLAYHVLEAMHAFQRSSLEGKHIHLESTYDSVVTTNEGQSENETVESH, from the coding sequence GTGGAGAAAATGAAAGCAGGCATCATCGGGTGCGGTAACATCAGTGCCATCTACCTGGAGAATCTCAAAACAAACCCTCATATCGAGGTTGTGGCGGTCGCTGACCTGATCCGTGAGCGTGCCCAGGAACGGGCAGATGAATTTAATATCGCAAACGTTTACAATGTAGATGAGTTGTTACAAAATGATGAGATTGAACTTGTGCTGAACCTTACGGTTCCTGGCAGTCATGCCATGACCGATGTGGCTGCTTTGGAAGCTGGCAAACATGTGTATGCGGAGAAACCGCTGGCCATTTCACTGGAAGATGGACGCAAAGTGGTCGAGCTTGCCGAGGAAAAAGGGCTGTATGTTGGCTCCGCACCGGATACATTCCTTGGCTCAGGCATCCAGACTGCGCGTAAAGCGATTGAAGAGGGCTTAATTGGCAAGCCGATCGCAGCAACGTCCTTTTTCATGGGTGGTGGACCGGAGGCATGGCACCCTGATCCCGAGTTTTTCTATGCTGCAGGGGGCGGGCCGATGTTTGACATGGGGCCTTACTATTTGACAGCTCTGATCACGCTGCTGGGTCCGATTCGCCGGATCAGTGCATCCGCAGGCATCCAAATCACGGATCGCAAAATTGGTTCAGGCCCGAAGGAAGGGACGGCACTTCGCATCCAGACGCCAACCCACTTGGCTGGGACGATTGATTTTGCTGAAGGTGCGATCGTAACGATGATTACAAGTTTTGATATCCGCGGAGCTTCAGATCTGCCCCGTATCGAAATCTATGGCACGGAAGGCACACTCAGTGTACCTGATCCCAACTTCTTTAATGGTGAAGTCAAGCTTCGCCGGTATGGTCAAGACACGTGGGAGACGGTTCAGCCCGCATTCGAAAGCGGCCATAACGAGAGAGGGATTGGTGTGGCCGAGATGGTGGAATCCATTCGGGCCGGACGCGAGCATAAGGCAAGCGGCAAACTTGCATATCATGTGTTAGAAGCCATGCATGCTTTTCAGCGTTCTTCTCTTGAAGGCAAGCACATTCATCTGGAGAGCACCTACGACAGCGTTGTAACAACGAATGAAGGTCAATCCGAGAACGAGACAGTTGAATCTCACTAA
- a CDS encoding sugar phosphate isomerase/epimerase — protein MKLGVFLVLFGGRKLEDALDYVASKGLKAVEIGTGGHPGNAHCKPDELLSNPAALKNFKNAVESRGLTISALSCHGNPLHPQKDIAKEFHDDFVKSVELAEKLEVPVVNTFSGCPGDHEDAKYPNWPVAPWPNDFQEILKWQWENKVIPYWTEWGKFAADRNVKVGLELHGGFSVHTPATLLRLREAAGEVIGANLDPSHMWWQGIDPVQAIHILGRENAIHHFHAKDTTIDPVNVNKHGVTDMQDYTNMLDRAWQFRSVGYGHDNKTWADIMSALRLVGYDYVVSIEHEDGLMSVEEGFSKAVQNLQQVLIEEPLGDMWWV, from the coding sequence TTGAAACTCGGCGTATTTTTGGTACTATTCGGTGGACGTAAATTAGAGGATGCACTTGATTATGTAGCTTCCAAGGGACTCAAAGCAGTAGAAATCGGAACGGGTGGACACCCGGGGAACGCTCACTGTAAGCCAGATGAACTGTTGAGCAATCCTGCAGCACTCAAAAACTTCAAGAACGCAGTGGAATCACGCGGTCTGACGATCAGCGCTCTGAGCTGTCACGGCAACCCGCTGCATCCGCAAAAAGATATTGCGAAGGAATTTCACGATGATTTCGTAAAATCCGTAGAGCTGGCGGAAAAGCTGGAAGTGCCTGTTGTGAATACATTTTCCGGCTGTCCTGGAGATCACGAAGATGCGAAATATCCAAACTGGCCTGTTGCGCCTTGGCCGAATGATTTTCAGGAAATTTTGAAATGGCAGTGGGAAAACAAAGTGATTCCTTACTGGACCGAGTGGGGTAAATTTGCTGCAGATCGCAACGTAAAAGTAGGTCTGGAGCTGCACGGTGGATTCTCCGTTCATACGCCAGCAACCCTGCTCAGACTGCGTGAAGCAGCAGGCGAAGTGATTGGAGCCAACCTCGACCCGAGTCATATGTGGTGGCAGGGTATTGATCCGGTACAGGCGATCCACATTTTGGGTCGGGAAAACGCGATTCATCACTTCCATGCCAAAGATACAACGATCGATCCGGTAAACGTGAACAAACACGGGGTAACGGATATGCAGGATTATACAAACATGCTGGATCGGGCTTGGCAGTTCCGCTCCGTGGGTTACGGACATGATAACAAAACATGGGCGGACATTATGAGTGCCCTGCGTCTGGTTGGCTATGACTATGTTGTAAGTATCGAACACGAAGACGGTCTGATGTCGGTTGAAGAAGGATTCTCTAAAGCCGTACAAAATCTCCAGCAAGTATTGATCGAGGAACCGCTGGGCGATATGTGGTGGGTTTAG
- a CDS encoding ThuA domain-containing protein yields MINVTIWNEFVHERIHDEVKEVYPDGLHRALADGLGGEGFAIRTATLDQPEHGLSDEVLHSTDVLIWWGHMAHDRVSDEIVQKVTQRVLNGMGMIVLHSGHFSKPFKALMGTSCDLKWRVADEQEIVWCVNPSHPIAEGIDAKIVLEKEEMYGEFFDIPVPDELVFVSNFQGGEVFRSGCTFRRGEGKIFYFRPGHETYPTYYNPEILKVISNAVKWAYPAHSSKPQYGKSEPVRPIGGVLV; encoded by the coding sequence ATGATTAACGTCACCATTTGGAATGAGTTTGTCCATGAGAGAATACATGATGAAGTAAAGGAAGTTTACCCTGACGGCCTGCACCGTGCGCTTGCTGACGGACTTGGCGGCGAGGGATTTGCGATTCGTACAGCTACACTCGATCAGCCTGAACATGGTTTGAGTGATGAAGTGCTGCACTCTACAGATGTGCTTATATGGTGGGGACATATGGCACATGATCGCGTTAGCGACGAGATTGTACAGAAGGTCACGCAGCGTGTATTGAACGGCATGGGCATGATTGTGCTGCATTCCGGTCATTTTTCAAAGCCTTTCAAGGCGCTGATGGGAACGAGCTGTGATCTCAAGTGGCGTGTAGCAGATGAGCAGGAGATCGTATGGTGTGTCAACCCTTCCCACCCGATTGCGGAAGGCATCGATGCTAAGATTGTACTGGAAAAAGAAGAGATGTACGGCGAATTCTTCGATATTCCAGTACCGGATGAGCTGGTGTTTGTGAGTAACTTCCAAGGCGGTGAAGTATTCCGGAGTGGGTGTACATTCCGCCGCGGAGAAGGTAAAATCTTTTATTTCCGGCCTGGACACGAGACGTATCCGACCTACTATAACCCGGAAATATTGAAAGTGATCAGCAATGCTGTAAAATGGGCGTACCCTGCACACAGCTCCAAGCCGCAATATGGCAAAAGCGAACCTGTAAGACCAATTGGTGGCGTGCTGGTCTGA
- a CDS encoding helix-turn-helix domain-containing protein, translated as MKVEDQDLRMCPRFETAFSFLGKRWNGLIIQTLMSGSKRFKDISNLIPSMSDKMLSERMKDLESEGILVRHVYPETPVRIEYELTEKGKALQPVMNQIQDWAEHWVE; from the coding sequence ATGAAAGTGGAAGACCAAGATCTGCGGATGTGTCCGCGTTTTGAAACGGCGTTTTCTTTTTTAGGCAAGCGCTGGAACGGGTTAATTATCCAAACATTGATGAGTGGGTCAAAACGATTTAAAGACATCTCTAATTTGATTCCGTCCATGAGTGACAAAATGTTATCTGAACGGATGAAAGACTTGGAGAGCGAAGGCATTCTGGTACGTCATGTCTACCCGGAAACACCGGTTCGAATCGAATATGAATTGACCGAGAAGGGCAAGGCACTGCAGCCTGTTATGAATCAGATCCAGGATTGGGCTGAACATTGGGTAGAATAA
- a CDS encoding Crp/Fnr family transcriptional regulator produces the protein MGELTNVLEKRGNTNCFSEVNFNHLLVTMKDRTYPEGTHLYWEGDVSDKLYYMKRGRAQITKSTDEGKELIMYMYQTGDMIGQADPFFGSRHSFSAEVLEDSEIGVLEHKDLEMLICQHCDFAIDFMKWMGIHHRLTQTKFRDLMLYGKPGALCSTLIRLSNSYGELHGDHVMIHKKITHTDLSNMIGATRESVNRMLSDLRKKDAIEYDNGMIVIKDLKMLQGICHCELCPNEICRI, from the coding sequence ATGGGAGAACTAACAAATGTACTGGAAAAGCGCGGAAATACCAACTGTTTCTCGGAAGTAAATTTTAACCATCTGCTCGTCACGATGAAAGACCGTACTTACCCGGAAGGAACACATCTGTACTGGGAAGGTGACGTCTCTGACAAACTTTATTATATGAAACGGGGACGTGCCCAAATTACCAAATCAACGGACGAGGGCAAGGAACTGATTATGTATATGTACCAGACGGGAGACATGATTGGTCAGGCTGATCCGTTCTTCGGCTCCAGACACAGCTTTTCGGCGGAAGTCCTGGAGGACAGCGAGATTGGCGTACTTGAACATAAGGATCTGGAGATGCTGATTTGTCAGCATTGTGACTTTGCGATTGATTTCATGAAGTGGATGGGCATTCACCATCGTCTCACCCAAACCAAGTTTCGGGATTTGATGCTGTACGGCAAACCAGGGGCGCTCTGTTCTACCTTGATTCGGCTGTCTAATTCCTATGGCGAACTCCATGGGGATCATGTGATGATTCATAAAAAAATTACACACACTGACCTGTCCAATATGATTGGAGCTACACGTGAAAGTGTGAACCGCATGCTTAGTGATCTTCGCAAGAAAGACGCGATTGAATATGACAACGGCATGATTGTTATCAAAGATCTGAAAATGCTGCAGGGCATCTGTCACTGCGAACTGTGTCCGAATGAAATCTGCCGCATCTAA
- the adhE gene encoding bifunctional acetaldehyde-CoA/alcohol dehydrogenase — protein MAVKNEVAPTKEPTAGQYIQTLIDKANKAHAAFMSMDQEQIDRIVQAMALAGLDKHMMLAKMAVEETGRGVYEDKIIKNIFATEYVYNSIKYEKTVGVIEDNEYDSFQKIAEPVGIIMGITPVTNPTSTTMFKALIAIKTRNPIIFGFHPSAQKCSREAARILLEAAVKNGAPADCIQWIDDPSMDRTNALMNHNDVALILATGGSAMVRAAYSCGKPALGVGPGNVPCFIEKSADINQAVTDLILSKSFDNGMICASEQAVIIEEPIFDQVKKKMITNGCYFVNKDEAAKLTAGAINAEKCAVNPTIVGQSAVNIAKMCGIEVPAGTKILVAEIEGVGTKFPLSAEKLSPVLACYKVKTAKDGIERAAEVVAFGGMGHSSVIHSNNEEVINQFADRLQTGRIIVNSPSTHGAIGDIYNTNMPSLTLGCGSYGRNSTSSNVTAVNLINVKRVARRTVNMQWFKVPNKVYFEKGATQYLAKMPDITRVAIITDAMMVKLGYVEKVEHYLRQRQTPVAIEVFSEVEPDPSTTTVDRGKAMMERFQPDCIIALGGGSPMDAAKAMWLFYEYPDTDFNNLKQKFMDIRKRIYKYPRLGSKAKFVAIPTTSGTGSEVTSFAVITDKEHGNTKYPLADYELTPDVAIVDPEFVYSLPRTAVADTGMDVLTHAIEAYVSVMANDYTDGLAIKAIQLVFQYLEQSSLQGDKLAREKMHNASTIAGMAFANAFLGINHSLAHKWGGQYHTAHGRTNAILLPHVIRYNAKKPTKFASFPKYSHFVADERYAEIARILGLPARTTEEGVNSLIKAIRDLNKKLGIEESFQEIGFDAKDFESRVDYLADRAFEDQCTTANPKLPLVTELADVYRNAFYGKFE, from the coding sequence ATGGCTGTAAAGAATGAAGTCGCCCCAACAAAAGAACCGACAGCAGGTCAGTATATTCAAACGTTAATTGACAAAGCAAACAAAGCACATGCAGCATTCATGTCCATGGATCAGGAACAAATTGACCGGATTGTGCAGGCTATGGCGCTTGCGGGACTGGATAAACATATGATGCTCGCCAAGATGGCCGTAGAAGAAACAGGACGCGGTGTGTATGAAGATAAAATTATTAAAAATATATTCGCTACAGAGTATGTTTATAACAGCATTAAATACGAAAAAACAGTAGGCGTTATTGAAGACAATGAGTACGACAGCTTCCAGAAAATTGCGGAGCCGGTTGGTATTATCATGGGGATCACGCCTGTAACCAACCCGACATCCACCACGATGTTTAAAGCACTGATTGCGATTAAAACACGTAACCCGATTATCTTTGGTTTCCACCCTTCAGCACAGAAATGCAGCCGCGAGGCAGCCAGAATTCTGCTTGAAGCTGCTGTGAAAAACGGCGCTCCAGCCGACTGTATCCAATGGATTGATGATCCGTCCATGGATCGTACCAACGCACTGATGAATCACAATGACGTGGCTCTCATCCTTGCGACAGGCGGATCAGCCATGGTGCGTGCAGCATACAGCTGTGGTAAACCGGCGCTGGGCGTAGGACCGGGTAACGTACCTTGCTTTATTGAAAAAAGTGCAGATATCAACCAGGCGGTAACGGATTTGATTCTGTCGAAGTCTTTTGACAATGGTATGATCTGTGCTTCCGAACAAGCGGTTATTATTGAAGAACCGATCTTCGATCAAGTGAAAAAGAAAATGATTACGAATGGCTGTTACTTTGTAAACAAAGACGAAGCCGCCAAATTGACGGCAGGTGCGATCAACGCAGAGAAATGTGCAGTTAACCCGACCATTGTAGGTCAGTCCGCTGTGAACATTGCCAAAATGTGCGGCATTGAAGTACCGGCAGGCACTAAAATTCTGGTAGCCGAGATTGAAGGTGTGGGCACCAAATTCCCATTGTCCGCAGAGAAACTGAGTCCGGTGCTGGCATGTTACAAAGTAAAAACCGCAAAAGATGGTATTGAGCGTGCAGCAGAAGTGGTTGCTTTTGGCGGAATGGGTCACTCCTCCGTGATTCACTCGAACAATGAAGAAGTGATCAACCAGTTTGCGGATCGCCTGCAAACCGGACGGATTATCGTGAACTCACCTTCAACACATGGTGCAATCGGAGATATCTACAATACGAATATGCCATCACTGACTCTGGGTTGTGGATCGTACGGACGTAACTCAACATCTTCTAACGTAACGGCTGTAAACTTAATCAACGTGAAAAGGGTGGCTCGTCGTACCGTGAATATGCAGTGGTTCAAAGTGCCGAACAAAGTATACTTCGAAAAAGGGGCAACCCAATACCTTGCCAAAATGCCGGACATTACCCGTGTAGCGATTATTACAGATGCGATGATGGTCAAACTCGGATATGTGGAAAAAGTAGAGCATTATCTGCGTCAACGTCAGACACCGGTTGCGATTGAAGTTTTCTCTGAAGTTGAGCCTGACCCGTCAACAACAACAGTAGATCGCGGTAAAGCAATGATGGAACGCTTCCAGCCGGACTGCATTATCGCGCTCGGCGGCGGATCACCGATGGATGCTGCCAAAGCGATGTGGTTGTTCTATGAGTACCCAGATACCGACTTTAACAACCTGAAACAAAAATTCATGGATATTCGTAAACGGATCTACAAATATCCAAGACTCGGATCGAAAGCAAAATTTGTAGCTATTCCAACAACATCAGGTACAGGTTCTGAAGTTACATCGTTTGCGGTAATTACGGATAAAGAGCACGGCAATACCAAGTATCCGCTGGCTGACTATGAATTGACACCAGACGTAGCGATTGTTGACCCAGAATTCGTATACAGCTTGCCAAGAACCGCAGTAGCCGATACCGGCATGGACGTACTGACTCACGCGATTGAAGCATACGTATCCGTCATGGCGAATGACTATACAGATGGTCTGGCGATTAAAGCGATCCAGCTGGTGTTCCAATACCTGGAACAATCGTCGCTGCAGGGTGATAAACTGGCACGCGAGAAAATGCATAATGCTTCGACGATTGCCGGTATGGCCTTTGCCAACGCGTTCCTGGGCATTAACCACAGTTTGGCGCACAAATGGGGCGGTCAGTACCATACTGCACATGGACGCACCAATGCGATCTTATTGCCGCACGTTATTCGTTACAATGCGAAAAAACCAACGAAATTTGCATCGTTCCCGAAATATTCGCACTTTGTAGCTGATGAACGTTACGCCGAAATTGCACGTATTCTCGGATTGCCGGCACGTACAACCGAAGAAGGCGTAAACAGCTTGATCAAAGCGATTCGCGATCTGAACAAAAAACTGGGCATCGAAGAATCGTTCCAGGAAATCGGATTTGACGCCAAAGACTTCGAATCGCGTGTAGATTACTTGGCTGACCGTGCCTTCGAAGACCAATGTACAACAGCGAATCCAAAACTGCCGCTGGTCACTGAGCTGGCTGATGTATACCGCAACGCTTTCTACGGCAAATTTGAATAA